One window of Theropithecus gelada isolate Dixy chromosome 4, Tgel_1.0, whole genome shotgun sequence genomic DNA carries:
- the VEGFA gene encoding vascular endothelial growth factor A isoform X8: MAEGGGQNHHEVVKFMDVYQRSYCHPIETLVDIFQEYPDEIEYIFKPSCVPLMRCGGCCNDEGLECVPTEESNITMQIMRIKPHQGQHIGEMSFLQHNKCECRPKKDRARQENPCGPCSERRKHLFVQDPQTCKCSCKNTDSRCKARQLELNERTCRCDKPRR, translated from the exons ATGGCAGAAGGAGGAGGGCAGAATCATCACGAAG TGGTGAAGTTCATGGATGTCTATCAGCGCAGCTACTGCCATCCAATCGAGACCCTGGTGGACATCTTCCAGGAGTACCCTGATGAGATTGAGTACATCTTCAAGCCATCCTGTGTGCCCCTGATGCGATGTGGGGGCTGCTGCAATGACGAGGGCCTGGAGTGTGTGCCCACTGAGGAGTCCAACATCACCATGCAG ATTATGCGGATCAAACCTCACCAAGGCCAGCACATAGGAGAGATGAGCTTCCTACAGCACAACAAATGTGAATGCAG ACCAAAGAAAGATAGAGCAAGACAAGAAAA TCCCTGTGGGCCTTGCTCAGAGCGGAGAAAGCATTTGTTTGTACAAGATCCGCAGACGTGTAAATGTTCCTGCAAAAACACAGACTCGCGTTGCAAGGCGAGGCAGCTTGAGTTAAACGAACGTACTTGCAG ATGTGACAAGCCGAGGCGGTGA
- the VEGFA gene encoding vascular endothelial growth factor A isoform X2: MNFLLSWVHWSLALLLYLHHAKWSQAAPMAEGGGQNHHEVVKFMDVYQRSYCHPIETLVDIFQEYPDEIEYIFKPSCVPLMRCGGCCNDEGLECVPTEESNITMQIMRIKPHQGQHIGEMSFLQHNKCECRPKKDRARQEKKSVRGKGKGQKRKRKKSRHKSWSVPCGPCSERRKHLFVQDPQTCKCSCKNTDSRCKARQLELNERTCRCDKPRR; encoded by the exons TGGTCCCAGGCTGCACCCATGGCAGAAGGAGGAGGGCAGAATCATCACGAAG TGGTGAAGTTCATGGATGTCTATCAGCGCAGCTACTGCCATCCAATCGAGACCCTGGTGGACATCTTCCAGGAGTACCCTGATGAGATTGAGTACATCTTCAAGCCATCCTGTGTGCCCCTGATGCGATGTGGGGGCTGCTGCAATGACGAGGGCCTGGAGTGTGTGCCCACTGAGGAGTCCAACATCACCATGCAG ATTATGCGGATCAAACCTCACCAAGGCCAGCACATAGGAGAGATGAGCTTCCTACAGCACAACAAATGTGAATGCAG ACCAAAGAAAGATAGAGCAAGACAAGAAAA aaaatcagttcgaggaaagggaaaggggcaAAAACGAAAGCGCAAGAAATCCCGGCATAAGTCCTGGAGCGT TCCCTGTGGGCCTTGCTCAGAGCGGAGAAAGCATTTGTTTGTACAAGATCCGCAGACGTGTAAATGTTCCTGCAAAAACACAGACTCGCGTTGCAAGGCGAGGCAGCTTGAGTTAAACGAACGTACTTGCAG ATGTGACAAGCCGAGGCGGTGA
- the VEGFA gene encoding vascular endothelial growth factor A isoform X1: MNFLLSWVHWSLALLLYLHHAKWSQAAPMAEGGGQNHHEVVKFMDVYQRSYCHPIETLVDIFQEYPDEIEYIFKPSCVPLMRCGGCCNDEGLECVPTEESNITMQIMRIKPHQGQHIGEMSFLQHNKCECRPKKDRARQEKKSVRGKGKGQKRKRKKSRHKSWSVYVGARCCLIPWSLPGPHPCGPCSERRKHLFVQDPQTCKCSCKNTDSRCKARQLELNERTCRCDKPRR, encoded by the exons TGGTCCCAGGCTGCACCCATGGCAGAAGGAGGAGGGCAGAATCATCACGAAG TGGTGAAGTTCATGGATGTCTATCAGCGCAGCTACTGCCATCCAATCGAGACCCTGGTGGACATCTTCCAGGAGTACCCTGATGAGATTGAGTACATCTTCAAGCCATCCTGTGTGCCCCTGATGCGATGTGGGGGCTGCTGCAATGACGAGGGCCTGGAGTGTGTGCCCACTGAGGAGTCCAACATCACCATGCAG ATTATGCGGATCAAACCTCACCAAGGCCAGCACATAGGAGAGATGAGCTTCCTACAGCACAACAAATGTGAATGCAG ACCAAAGAAAGATAGAGCAAGACAAGAAAA aaaatcagttcgaggaaagggaaaggggcaAAAACGAAAGCGCAAGAAATCCCGGCATAAGTCCTGGAGCGTGTACGTTGGTGCCCGCTGCTGTCTAATTCCCTGGAGCCTCCCTGGCCCCCa TCCCTGTGGGCCTTGCTCAGAGCGGAGAAAGCATTTGTTTGTACAAGATCCGCAGACGTGTAAATGTTCCTGCAAAAACACAGACTCGCGTTGCAAGGCGAGGCAGCTTGAGTTAAACGAACGTACTTGCAG ATGTGACAAGCCGAGGCGGTGA